The following nucleotide sequence is from Corylus avellana chromosome ca7, CavTom2PMs-1.0.
CCAACATTTCCTCCAACCTCATCATCAACCTTGTGAAAGCAACTAGTGAAGGCTTTCTCCCACTGCAGCTGCTGATTTGCCTCCATTCTTCCATTATTTAAATTGTCTTTAGTGACTCCAATCACCTCAGCCAAAGCCAAATGGATGCGCTCACGACAATAGTTTGCAACCTGCACAAGTAGAACCCTTCCAATGAAGCTAACATATTCTTAATCCAAGAATTGCTCACCCAACAGAAAAAGAAGCATTTGTTGTCATTAGTTTCGTTTATAACAGCTTTAAGTACAAACATTCAAAGAGGAAACTTTTGCAAAATCAACAACTTCTAGATCTTGACTCTAAAGTATAAAATCGGGCTACATAAATAACGTTATATGTAAGAATCAATAAATAATCCTGTTTCCGAGAGTTGCGTCAGAATGATCACACATCCCATTGAgcaaacaaaatacaaaccaaCACGAAGGAAACAATAAACATTTGGGAATAAAGATGTACCTGAGAGCCCCCGTGGCCATCATAAACAGCAAAAAAATGACTAGTTACGTGGGTCAAACTCTGGTTCATTCCATCTATCACACGATCTCCAATAAGCATTTTGATTGGAATTTTCATAAATCGAGGAACAGCTGCAATGGCATCTTCCATTTCTGGTCTTTTTCCACAAATAGATACAGAACCCCAAAGGGGAATACAGTCCAGCTCAAAAACACTCCGGCCGCCTCCTTTACTGACACTCTTCTCCACATGTGACTGGAAAACCACTGTAGAGGCCTTTAACTCAGATTTACTAGATATCTCTGAGTCTGGGCTCACAGCGGCCACAATGAGTTCACCAGAAGGCACCTGCCCTATACTTGATTCCACCAAGATAATAGCCTTAGCAACAATCTGAGCATGACCATCCGCAATATCTGGCAAGCTTATTTCAGACCCTACATCCAAAGTTAACAACTCCCCACTAATAATCCTATTAGTACCATCTGCAACAGACAAGATTTCATCTTCCTCACTTTCCAGCATAACAGCATCGTTAGCAATTGAACTGTTTCCATTTTTGGGAAACATCCCCAACAAGTCAGCTCCCCCTTCACTATTGCCTTCTGGTGCTGACATGGTTACCATGTTAACTTCGCTCTTAGCATCGTTGCAACACCCATAGCCACTAGAAACAGACTCTGCACACACCACCTTAGAAGGATCCGACAACAAATTTGTTGTGTCTGTTACCAGCTTGAGCCGTGTAATTTCTACATGGGTTGCCACTCCAGAACTATCACACATAGAATTACCTAAACTAACAGTCAGGGAAACTGCCTGAGACATCTCTTCCATCAACTCTCTCTGTGTGCGTACTAGTTACCTTTCAATCTCTACGCACTCGCATAACTTGTTACTTTTCATCCCCTATATCTATCTCCTTCAACAAACCAACTTGGGACAAGGTTTGAATGTATCAAGAAGTACCTCTTTCATATGAATTCAATGACCACGAGACTTTTTACAGCTACAGTTATATTGAGAACACAAATCACACCACCAAGACAAACTTAATTATGGGTATGGGCTAACATGTGCAGAATAAAACAGGATTATCAGATCTGTTGGGGAGCAATGGATCTAATCTTCATATTTTAAATACTCCAACCATTCACAAGCACTTTGAGCGTCTCAAAGACTCTAAAGCTTACCAAATTCTTTTCGTTCTGGCACACAACTGGCCACAGAATTCATCAATCCTATCCAGACCACCGACCCCTAAATAACACGCAcatgaaaatgaccaaaatcCGATCTTTATCtaaaaaaccaagaagaaaaaggcAAACAGTTCAGGGGAAACAACCTAGGAAAAAGGAAACCACCCCGGATAATCACAGGAATACCCTAAAAAGGTGATCCCTTGTACTCATAAAACTTGGGTTTCCTGGATCTAAGGCAACCCATCTCAGCCTCTCTTGAaatatgggttttttttaacctttctt
It contains:
- the LOC132186399 gene encoding protein phosphatase 2C 16-like; translation: MEEMSQAVSLTVSLGNSMCDSSGVATHVEITRLKLVTDTTNLLSDPSKVVCAESVSSGYGCCNDAKSEVNMVTMSAPEGNSEGGADLLGMFPKNGNSSIANDAVMLESEEDEILSVADGTNRIISGELLTLDVGSEISLPDIADGHAQIVAKAIILVESSIGQVPSGELIVAAVSPDSEISSKSELKASTVVFQSHVEKSVSKGGGRSVFELDCIPLWGSVSICGKRPEMEDAIAAVPRFMKIPIKMLIGDRVIDGMNQSLTHVTSHFFAVYDGHGGSQVANYCRERIHLALAEVIGVTKDNLNNGRMEANQQLQWEKAFTSCFHKVDDEVGGNVGRSDNESNGDASEPVAPETVGSTAVVALICSSHIIVSNCGDSRAVLCRGKEAMALSIDHKPNREDEYARIEASGGKVIQWNGHRVLGVLAMSRSIGDRYLKPWIIPEPEVMFLPRARDDECLILASDGLWDVMSNEEACEVARRRILLWHKKNGVASLVERGTGIDPAAQAAADYLSMLALQKGSKDNISVIVVDLKAQRKFKSKP